The Wolbachia endosymbiont of Oedothorax gibbosus region GCAATCTTTTTTGCTAGATTTTTATCTATATTAAGCTCTACCAAAGAAGTGTATCCATGATTATAGACCTTTAACAGGTGTTCATCTAAAACATTAGTTAAGTTCTGGCCTAAAGTTTCAATTGCATCTTTAAATTTTGTAACATCATCCAGTTCTATAAAGCTAAGATTTTTTACTAACCAAAACGATACTCTGCCAATAAATTTCTGCACATTTCTCACTATTTGCAAGTATGAGTTAATATCAATTTTTCCATCCAATTCATCAATTTTCTGCCACAGGTTATTTAAATCATATAGGTGGTTAACAACGATATATATGTTAACTGCTTCGTGTACCTTAATTCCAGTATTCTCAACTAAATTATTAATAAATATACAGCCCATCCTATTTACTACATCATTTGTAATACAAGTGGAGATAATTTCTCTACGAAGTTGGTGTTTTAATATGAAATCCTTAAACTCTATTACCATCTTTTTAGGAAAATAACCCAGCAAATAGTCATTAGATATAAGATCTTTTTCAGGCAGATCAGAATGTATAATTTCATTTTTTATCGCCGTTCTAGCATAAGACATTAGAACAGAGAGCTGAGGAGAACTGAAACCTTCTGCACCAGTTAACATCCTTGCTACCTCTTCGTCAGCTGGAAGAAATTCTACGCTTCGGTTTAACAGCCCAGATTTTTCTAAACTGAGCATTAACCTATGATCCTGCTCCAATCTCTCTTTAGCTTGCAAACATTCAAGGAGTAATGCTTTTGTTTCAATTCTGTTGTGGTCCTCAAGCACCTTAGATGCAACTTCATCCACCATGCTGGCTAGTATTTCATTCCTTTTTTCTAAAGAAACACCTCCTGCTTTCATAGCCGAAACAAATGCAATTTTGATGTTAACCTCAAGGTCCGAACATATCACTCCGGCTGAATTATCAACAAAATCTGCATTGATATGTCCACCTCTTTCAGCATATTCTATTCTCCCAAGCTGTGTACAACCAAGGTTCCCACCCTCTATAAACATGGAAGCTCTAATATCCTTACCATTTACTCTCAGCTCATCGTTTGCTTTGTCACCGACCATGCTATGATTTTCACTCTTTGCCTTAACAAACGTGCCAATTCCTCCGTTCCATATAAAATCCACTTTTGCTTTCAACAGATATCTAATTAAGTTGCTTGGAGATAACGTATCTTCTGTTATACCAAAGCATTTTTTCATTTCTTGAGAAATGTTTACTTGCTTGCTGCTACGCTCAAATACCCCGCCACCCTGAGAAATCAAATCTTTGTTATAATCCATCCAAGTTGAAAATGGTAATTCAAAAAGACGCTTACGCTCTGTGAAACTCTTTCCTGCATCAGGATTTGGATCAATAAAAATATGCATATGGTTAAATGCGCCGATTAAATGTATATTTTTTGAAAGCAGCATACCGTTTCCAAATAGATCGCCAGCCATATCTCCAATCCCAATTACAGTTACATCTTGGTAAATATCCTTATTCATTTTCCAAAAATGCCTCTGTGCTGCAATCCATGCACCTTTTGCTGTGATACCCATCTTTTTGTGGTCATAACCTGCTGATCCACCAGATGCAAATGCATCATCAAGCCAAAAATTATACTCAGAGGCTATTTGGTTGGCATAATCAGAAAATGAAGCAGTGCCTTTATCTGCCGCAACCACCAAGTATGGATCGTCTTCATCATACCTAATCACATCCTTTGGTGGAATTATTTTACCATCAACTACATTATCAGTAATATCAAGCATTCCTCTGATAAAACCCTTATAGTACTCAACACTTTTCTCTCTTAAAATATTCTTATCTTTATAAGCTTGCTTTATTACAAACCCACCCTTTGCGCCAACAGGTACAATAACCGCATTTTTTGTCATCTGAGCTTTCATGAGCCCCAAAACTTCAGTGCGAAAATCTTCCGTCCTATCCGACCATCTTAAGCCACCACGGGCTAATTTCCCTCCTCTTAGATGTATTCCTTCAAAAAGGTTTGAATAAACATACAATTCACAATATGGGCGAGGATCAGGTAAATCATTTATTTTACTTGAATCAAATTTTATAGATAAGTATGGCTTATCATCTTGATAATAACTGGTCCTTAAAATAGCCATTATCAAGTTAAATATCGAGCGTAAAACGTAATCATGTGAAACATTGCTGATCTCTTTTAGAAGTTCCTCAATTTTTTCTCTGAAAATGTCCGTGGTTTCTGCTCTATCAATGTCTATGTTAGGATCAAATCTTGCATGAAATAGTTGTATCAAATACTTTACTACTTTTGGATGCTCTGAGACTACTTTTTGGATATATTCTGGGTTATAATTAAATGACGTCTGCTTTAGGTAAGCACTGAGCGCTCTAACCAGAAACATTTCTTTCCACTTCAGCCCAGCAATAATAATCAAGCTATTGAAATAATCATTTTTAATTTCCTTTCTAAACACTTTCGCAAGTGTTATTTCAAATTGCTCTTTTAGAGTAATGTTGTC contains the following coding sequences:
- a CDS encoding NAD-glutamate dehydrogenase — its product is MCIDHNVDTESLFKLADQENQQDKEKIKKFIKYFYNFVYKSDLKANDKFLLYIVNDAYNFVSQKEKDESKLVVSNMNDIPGIEGDFTTIKITNDDMPFLVDSVIATIKSHNLTICYYSNSIINIQRKEGLIDEIYPLEESNGIKESVIYVIIKGISDSFVDTLKESLQKTLKAVNCVVKDWHLMLKKLDEAKSLLFAVEQPAPDAEVTPGKDFLDWLKNNNFVFLGYQEYIAGKDEKLICDSKKDLGLMRVGQSTLIPSANLDYLYILRSDLISIVHRRTYMNCIGVKEFDGQGNVIKERRFFGLFTSVAEVQDIRTIPIIREKVKVIEKNAGFVTGGHNNKALISILQTFSCDELFQSNEDELFKICISIMSLAIRPRVRLFLRRVGDFISCIVLIPMRYASARLMFKIRDILKDETSAGSSDIYNNHIINEYDLMKLHVVLKTKNASVLDDEVLRIENKLRNITEKWEDRFIDNLYNTFSTVEDIFTRYCKAFPISYQESFEPHDAYYDMKKLEIVRKKGVSEVDLRLTRDNLNYQLKVYTPSNGGLELSKILRITKNLGAKILSHNGYYIEINGGIWIHHFVLSRVDELIDNITLKEQFEITLAKVFRKEIKNDYFNSLIIIAGLKWKEMFLVRALSAYLKQTSFNYNPEYIQKVVSEHPKVVKYLIQLFHARFDPNIDIDRAETTDIFREKIEELLKEISNVSHDYVLRSIFNLIMAILRTSYYQDDKPYLSIKFDSSKINDLPDPRPYCELYVYSNLFEGIHLRGGKLARGGLRWSDRTEDFRTEVLGLMKAQMTKNAVIVPVGAKGGFVIKQAYKDKNILREKSVEYYKGFIRGMLDITDNVVDGKIIPPKDVIRYDEDDPYLVVAADKGTASFSDYANQIASEYNFWLDDAFASGGSAGYDHKKMGITAKGAWIAAQRHFWKMNKDIYQDVTVIGIGDMAGDLFGNGMLLSKNIHLIGAFNHMHIFIDPNPDAGKSFTERKRLFELPFSTWMDYNKDLISQGGGVFERSSKQVNISQEMKKCFGITEDTLSPSNLIRYLLKAKVDFIWNGGIGTFVKAKSENHSMVGDKANDELRVNGKDIRASMFIEGGNLGCTQLGRIEYAERGGHINADFVDNSAGVICSDLEVNIKIAFVSAMKAGGVSLEKRNEILASMVDEVASKVLEDHNRIETKALLLECLQAKERLEQDHRLMLSLEKSGLLNRSVEFLPADEEVARMLTGAEGFSSPQLSVLMSYARTAIKNEIIHSDLPEKDLISNDYLLGYFPKKMVIEFKDFILKHQLRREIISTCITNDVVNRMGCIFINNLVENTGIKVHEAVNIYIVVNHLYDLNNLWQKIDELDGKIDINSYLQIVRNVQKFIGRVSFWLVKNLSFIELDDVTKFKDAIETLGQNLTNVLDEHLLKVYNHGYTSLVELNIDKNLAKKIADLCVLTYALDIISVAEQTSLPILDAGKIYFELKSLLRFDLIRTIAIKMKSRSSYWDRSLINDLLDDLSNYHYKLAVKVIKSTDNRKNKVQTWVCNDKDYIERYNSFLDEMVASKLDLSKLIFIIRRIKVLAS